From the Helicobacter mustelae genome, the window CTTGATCTCATTTGTATGCACCGCTTGGGTCATTCTACCCCGATTTATCCACTCTGCTTGACCTCTGGTCTCACTCATTTTTTCACATCATGAGGTACACTGAAATGCGAAATTTTTTACGATACCAATTTGCCAATCTCTCTGCATCCTTTTGGGGAGTACTGTTTCTTTGCTGTGCATGCGTGCTTGTTTTTGGAATTTACTCCCAAGATCATGTCCTCAATCTCATTGGCGCCATTCTAGGCGTGCTTTTTGCTTTTTTTGCTGGGGCTGGCAAACCCATCTGCTTCATATTTGGGATTTTCTATTCTGTATTGATGATTTTCATCACATTTGAAGCAAAACTCTATATCGAGCTGTGGCTCAATCTTTTTTATCTCCCCATCAATGTCATAGCCCTGACTCTATGGCAGAAAAATCTCAATGACGAAAAAAAGCGTGTGCGAGTCCATAAACTCACCCCCACAGCTCTGCTTTTAGTTCTTGTTGGGATTGCCATCCTAAGCATAGCATTATGGCAAATAGGTGTGGCATTTCATGCGGAATTTGCCCTGCTTAATTCCATTACCACCGTTTTGCAAATCGTTGCATTCATCCTGCAAACGCAGCGTTATGCCCAGCATTACTGGCTTGTGACATTGGCAAATCTTATTATGGTTTACATTTGGCTTAAGATTTCTCTTGGAGATTTCAAATTCATCTTCCAATTCCTCAATAGCCTTGTGTTTTTGGGGATCGGAATTTATTATGCCCTGCAGTGGTACAAAATAGCAAGCGAGAAAGAATCATGAAAAATCATCCAAACAAAAAAGCATTCATTTTGGCCAATGGATCCTTCCCAAAGAACAAAGCGCTGCGCACACTCTTGCATGATGCAGAATTCCTTGTTGTATGCGATGGCGCGATGCGCCATTTGGAAGCTCTTGACATCCTGCCTCATGCCATCATTGGCGATCTAGATAGCATCTCCCCACAGCTCAAGGCAAAATACCAGGATCGCATCATAGAAATCAAAGAACAAAATAGCAATGATTTGAGTAAGGCATTTTTTTATTGCATATCCTTGGGATATAAAGAAATCACAATCCTTGGTGCAACAGGAAAGAGGGAAGATCACACGCTAGCAAACATTTCTTTGCTTTTGCATTATCACTCCTTTGCAAAGGTTATTCTGCGTAGCGATTATGGCACTTTCCAGACCTTTGCAATCAAGCAAAGCCCCCATGTGATCCAAAGCTTCAAGGGACAGCAAATCTCTCTGTTTTGTTTAGATCCAAGCGTGCAACTCACTAGCACCAAACTCAAATATCCTCTCAACGATCTTTCTCTGCCATTGTGGGCAAATGGCACGCTCAATGAGGCTCTAGGCACGGATTTCACGCTCTCTAGCAATAAACCAACCCTAGTGCTTGTCTATCAAACCCTATAAGCACATTTTCAAGTAGGGTTTATTATAATTGAGCAAAACTCATAGGAGAGACTCATGGTGGAAAGATATGCGCGAGAAGAAATGAAAAAACTCTGGGACATGCAGGCAAAATACCAAGCATGGCTAGAGGTAGAAAAAGCTGTGGTGGTGGCCTGGAATAAACTAGGTTTGATTCCTGATGAGGATTGTGAAAAAATTCTAAAAAATGCAAAATTTGACATCGCAAGGATTGATGAAATCGAAAAAGTCACCAAGCACGACCTAATTGCATTTACCACTTCTGTCGCCGAATCCCTGGGAGAGGAGTCTCGCTTCATTCATTATGGCATCACCTCAAGTGATTGCATCGATACTGCAGTCGCCTTACAGATGCGAGATAGTCTAAAAATCATCATTGCAGATGTGGAAGCGCTGCTAAAGGTGCTCAAAGAAAAATCCTATACCTACAAGGACACATTGATGGTGGGACGCAGCCATGGCATCCATGGGGAACCCATCACATTTGGACTGGTTGTAGCCATTTGGTATGATGAAATCAGGCGCCACTTGGAGTCTTTATTACACACTCTACCCATCATCGCCACAGGTGCTATTAGCGGAGCGATGGGCAATATGGCCCATACTCCCATGCAATTAGAAGAACTTGTATGCCAGGAGCTCAACCTCAACCCCGCCAAAATCAGCAATCAAGTCATCCAGCGCGATAGTTATGCGAGGCTAGTTTGCGATCTTGCCCTGCTTGCAAGCAGTTGTGAAAAAATCGCCATAGCAATTCGCCATTTCCAACGCACAGAAGTCTATGAGGCAGAGGAGTATTTCAGCAAAGGCCAAAAGGGAAGCTCTGCCATGCCTCATAAGCGAAACCCCGTGCT encodes:
- the pnuC gene encoding nicotinamide riboside transporter PnuC; amino-acid sequence: MRNFLRYQFANLSASFWGVLFLCCACVLVFGIYSQDHVLNLIGAILGVLFAFFAGAGKPICFIFGIFYSVLMIFITFEAKLYIELWLNLFYLPINVIALTLWQKNLNDEKKRVRVHKLTPTALLLVLVGIAILSIALWQIGVAFHAEFALLNSITTVLQIVAFILQTQRYAQHYWLVTLANLIMVYIWLKISLGDFKFIFQFLNSLVFLGIGIYYALQWYKIASEKES
- a CDS encoding thiamine diphosphokinase, whose amino-acid sequence is MKNHPNKKAFILANGSFPKNKALRTLLHDAEFLVVCDGAMRHLEALDILPHAIIGDLDSISPQLKAKYQDRIIEIKEQNSNDLSKAFFYCISLGYKEITILGATGKREDHTLANISLLLHYHSFAKVILRSDYGTFQTFAIKQSPHVIQSFKGQQISLFCLDPSVQLTSTKLKYPLNDLSLPLWANGTLNEALGTDFTLSSNKPTLVLVYQTL
- the purB gene encoding adenylosuccinate lyase; the protein is MVERYAREEMKKLWDMQAKYQAWLEVEKAVVVAWNKLGLIPDEDCEKILKNAKFDIARIDEIEKVTKHDLIAFTTSVAESLGEESRFIHYGITSSDCIDTAVALQMRDSLKIIIADVEALLKVLKEKSYTYKDTLMVGRSHGIHGEPITFGLVVAIWYDEIRRHLESLLHTLPIIATGAISGAMGNMAHTPMQLEELVCQELNLNPAKISNQVIQRDSYARLVCDLALLASSCEKIAIAIRHFQRTEVYEAEEYFSKGQKGSSAMPHKRNPVLSENITGLCRMIRSYAIPAMENVALWHERDISHSSVERFILPDSFITTDFMLNRLKDLLQNLVVYPENMQKNLNLTGGLVFSQRILLELPKKGISREDSYKIVQRNAMKVWEDLQKGKSSVNEKGESLYLQYLLGDKELVALIGEEAIKNCFEYSYYTKNVDQIFARVFE